The genomic window CTGGCGGAGCATTTTTGGGAGTATTTGCCGCAAAACTCAGCAATGCAAAGCTTTTCGCTCTTCTCGATGAAGGAAAGAAATTGGGAAAAACAAGTAGAATATATTTTGCAAATCCTTCCTATGCCATACTTACTGAATATGATAAGGGCATTCAAAACGAAGTCAGAAATACAGAAGAAATCATTCAAGCACTTAATAAAAAAATAGTTACAGGCAGTTTTATTAGAGAAAACAAGAGAAGAATCGTTGGCACCTACCGGCTTATACCAAAAACTGGATGGATTCTCTGCTGTGAACTCGATGAAATTGAGGCATTTCAACCACTAAATAAACTTCGCAATCAGGCAATAACTTTTTGCATAGTATTCTTTTTTATCATTGCTTGGACAGCCTATTACATTTCCTTAAACATAAGCAAACCTCTTATGCATCTAAGCGAAGCTGCAAGGGAAATAGGCAAAGGAAACTTCAGCAAAAGAGTAACTGTATCAACAAAAGATGAAGTCAATGAAATGGCAAAATCATTCAATTTGATGGCTCAAAAACTTGAAGAATCTTATTCTCATCTCGAACACCTCGTAGAAGAGAAAACAAAAGAACTAAAGGAAAATATTGCATTTACAAACAACATGCTAGAGAGCATATCTGTCGGCATCTTTGCCGTAGATACTGATTTCAATATTACAGCTTGGAATCGCTATCTCGAAGAAATCTCAGGCATTAAAGCCAACAGTATTGAAGGTGAAAGAATAACAAAATTCATACCGGAAGAAGAACATTTAGTTCTAATCAACGCAATAAAAGAAACCATCGAAAAAAATGTTACTGTCAAAAAAACGAATTTAAGTCTTCCCTTTATGGGTAAGGGAGTCTTTGATTTGATAGCTAGCCCGTTGAAAGGAGACAATAAAAATCTTGCTGGTGCAGTAATTTTCATAGAAGATGTAACAGAGAAAAGAGCACTTGAGGAAAAACTCATAAGACATCAACAATATATTGCCAATATCTCTGAAAACTCTGCTGATGCCATAATCAGTCTTGATAAAAACAACATCATCACAACATGGAATAAAGGCGCTGAAGAAATGTATGGCTATAAAAAAGAAGAAATCATTGGCAAGTCCTTTGATATTTTAATTCCAGAAGACCTAAGAGAAAAAGGCGAAATGGAATGGATAATCAAAGAGACAGAAAAGAGAGGCGCTTTGAAAAATTATGAAACTGAAAGAATTACAAAATCAGGCAAGAGAATATATGTGGCTCTCACAAGAACATTATTGAAAGACAACAATAACAATCCCATTGGATGTTCAGTTATCGTAAGGGATATAACTGAAAAGAAAAATCTTGAAAGACAGCTTATTCAGTCGGAAAAGCTGTCAGCAGTTGGCGAGCTTACGGCAGGGTTAGCCCACGAGATAGGTACACCGCTTAATATTATATCAGGACGGGCAGAATATATTCTTTCACTGGCAGGCGACAATCCAAAGATAAACGAAGGGCTCAAATCCATTATCAGACAGATTGACAGAATTACATCATTAATCCAGCAGCTTCTAAAGTTTACCCGCTCTGAAAAGAAGGAAACAAAGGGAGTTAATGTAAACACTGTAATTGAAGATACTCTCCTTCTTCTTGAAACAAAGCTTGACAAATCTCGGATTGTAATAGAGAAAAATATAGATAATAATATTCTCCTTATTGAAGGAGATGAAAACCAAATTCAACAGGTATTTATCAATCTCTTTATCAATGCTATCCATGCAATGCCTGAAGGCGGAAAGCTTTCAATTAAAACTAAAAGCAATAAGGCGCAAAATATGGTTGAAATCGTAATTTCTGATACAGGGATCGGTATTGAGGAAAAAAATATTTCGAGAATTTTCGACCCTTTCTTCACCACAAAGGAAATAGGCAAAGGGACAGGACTTGGATTAGCTGTTACTTATGGCATCATTAAAGACCATGGGGGAAATATTAATGTCAAAAGCATCTATGGGAAAGGGACGGAATTTTTTATCACTTTGCCGGGAATCAAAAAAGGGGAAAACTCTAAAAGGATATGACAGATAAACAAAAAATTTTAGTAGTAGACGATGACCTTGAAATGGCAGAAGTCCTCAAAGACTTTCTCACCGAAGAGGGATTTGCCGTCTTTGTTGCAAATAGAGGAAGCGATGCCCTGAAACTTGCAGAAGAGGAAAATTTCGCTCTTGCTATTACTGATATGAAAATGCCGCAGATGAGCGGAATGCAGCTGCTAAAAAAAATCAAAAATATCGACCCGAATATTGAAGTAATAATGATAACTGCCTTTGGCTCGATTGAAACAGCAATCGAAGCCGTAAAGCAGGGAGCATACCACTATATAACTAAGCCCTTCAAGATGAATGAAATTCTTCTTACGATTAGAAAAGCTCTTGAGAAAAGAAATCTTCAGATTGAGAATTTAGAATTAAGAAACGAAATAGAAAGAAAATACAGTTTCTTCAACATCATTGGCAAAAGCCCGGCAATGCAAAAGGTCTTTGAAATGATAAAAGTAGTATCGCAAAACAACAGCAATGTCGTAATCTATGGAGCAAGCGGTACAGGAAAAGAATTAGTTGCAAAGGCAATTCATTACAATGGAAAAAGAAAAAACAGGCCCTTTGTTCCTATAAACTGCACTGCAATACCTGAAGGATTATTGGAAAGCGAACTTTTTGGTCACGCAAAGGGCGCATTCACAGGGGCAGTCGGCTCAAAGCAGGGTTTATTCGAAAAAGCCAATAAGGGTACTCTTTTTCTTGATGAAATTGGCGATATGGGACTTGGATTGCAGGCAAAACTTCTTCGAGTCCTTCAGGATAAAGTAATAAGGCCTGTGGGAAGTTTACAGACAATCAATGTAGATGTAAGAATAATTGCCGCAACTAACAAGAAT from Candidatus Schekmanbacteria bacterium includes these protein-coding regions:
- a CDS encoding sigma-54-dependent Fis family transcriptional regulator, whose amino-acid sequence is MTDKQKILVVDDDLEMAEVLKDFLTEEGFAVFVANRGSDALKLAEEENFALAITDMKMPQMSGMQLLKKIKNIDPNIEVIMITAFGSIETAIEAVKQGAYHYITKPFKMNEILLTIRKALEKRNLQIENLELRNEIERKYSFFNIIGKSPAMQKVFEMIKVVSQNNSNVVIYGASGTGKELVAKAIHYNGKRKNRPFVPINCTAIPEGLLESELFGHAKGAFTGAVGSKQGLFEKANKGTLFLDEIGDMGLGLQAKLLRVLQDKVIRPVGSLQTINVDVRIIAATNKNLEEEVEKQRFREDLYYRLNVIPIHIPPLNERREDIPLLINHFLKKIEEEQGIKKEISDEAVRVLTTHDWKGNVRELENAIERAVMLSRKNILEPDDFQISESSSGFNFSYFLKQKLPLEDFEKKYIDAVLKEVGGNKQKAAEILGISSRTLYRKEKRYNISNKDKE
- a CDS encoding PAS domain S-box protein, yielding MDNNRKKEKLNFLIFSGIGRKIFIALLILSLLPLFLAIYQGYTITRKALKSRILNQIETVSLYISTNIEHFIREQEISIASVFSSNQYMLNNVEIVQEPARSKRRRQKAAKDLNEFIKKLQEEDNFGNEYFVLGTDGKIIASVNPALIGMDRSKTNYYKKGSIKTSLTISYNGTVPTITISTPIKTTGGAFLGVFAAKLSNAKLFALLDEGKKLGKTSRIYFANPSYAILTEYDKGIQNEVRNTEEIIQALNKKIVTGSFIRENKRRIVGTYRLIPKTGWILCCELDEIEAFQPLNKLRNQAITFCIVFFFIIAWTAYYISLNISKPLMHLSEAAREIGKGNFSKRVTVSTKDEVNEMAKSFNLMAQKLEESYSHLEHLVEEKTKELKENIAFTNNMLESISVGIFAVDTDFNITAWNRYLEEISGIKANSIEGERITKFIPEEEHLVLINAIKETIEKNVTVKKTNLSLPFMGKGVFDLIASPLKGDNKNLAGAVIFIEDVTEKRALEEKLIRHQQYIANISENSADAIISLDKNNIITTWNKGAEEMYGYKKEEIIGKSFDILIPEDLREKGEMEWIIKETEKRGALKNYETERITKSGKRIYVALTRTLLKDNNNNPIGCSVIVRDITEKKNLERQLIQSEKLSAVGELTAGLAHEIGTPLNIISGRAEYILSLAGDNPKINEGLKSIIRQIDRITSLIQQLLKFTRSEKKETKGVNVNTVIEDTLLLLETKLDKSRIVIEKNIDNNILLIEGDENQIQQVFINLFINAIHAMPEGGKLSIKTKSNKAQNMVEIVISDTGIGIEEKNISRIFDPFFTTKEIGKGTGLGLAVTYGIIKDHGGNINVKSIYGKGTEFFITLPGIKKGENSKRI